The region TTGTCCATCTGCGTGAATTGCTTGTTCAGGTCGTAATCAGCCGAGACGGACGTGATCTTGGCGCCGGGGGTGATCTCCTTCGCCTTGGCCTCGATGCCCTTGATGGTCGCGACGAAGAACGGGTTGCCCAGCAGGCCGACCGAAATTCCGACGTTCTTGACGTCCTTGGCGTAGGCTGGGGCGGCCAGGCCGGCAACGACGGCAAGGCTCAGCGTAAGACGGGAAAGTGCCATTGGTTCCTCCAAGTGTCCTTTGCAAGTTCCTTTGCAAGGTGTCTTTGTGCTCCACGCCTCCCGGAGCCTGTGCTTGCTTTCCGGGCGGGCGTCCATACGAGCGCCCGGGGCGGGCGCTGGTATCTCTCGATCAGGTGCGCGCCGATCCCTTGAGGCGGTAGCGGTCGAGCGCCACGGCCCCGATGATCACGAGCCCCTTGATGATGAACTGCCAGATGTCGGAGACGCCCACCAGGATGAGGCCGTTCGACAGGATGGCGATGATGAGCGCGCCGATCAGCGTGCCCCAGATCGACCCGATGCCGCCGACGAAGCTGGTGCCGCCGAGGATGACGGCCGCGATGGCGTCGAGCTCGTAGGATTGTCCGAGCTGCAGCCCGTTCGCGGCGAACAGGCGCGCTGCCGACATGACGCCTCCGAGGCCTGCCGCCAGTCCCGAGAAGGCATAGACGAACAGCAGGACCGCCCAGACCTTGATGCCGGTGAGGCGCGCCGCATCCGGATTGCCGCCGACCGCGTAGATGTGGACGCCCAGCACCGTTCTTCGCAGGATGAACCACGAGATGATGACCACCGCGAAAGCGATCCATACCAGCCAGGGCAGTCCGAACAGGGTGCCGTTGCCGATGAAGGCGAAGGGCAGCTCCGGGTTGAACTGGGTGGTGTCTTCACCGAGAAGGCGCGCGAATCCGCGCACCGCCGTCAGGGAGCCCAGGGTCACGATGAAGGGCGGCAGCTTCGCGTAGGCGATGAGCGCGCCGTTCACGAGGCCCAGGCCGAGGCCCATCAGCAGGGCGGCCGGGATGCCGAGCATGCCCCAATCCGGGATCTTCGAGGCCAGGATCGCCACCATGGCGGCAGCGGCCAGGATCGATCCGACCGACAGGTCGATGCCGCCCGTGAGAATGACGAAGGTCATGCCAGCCGCGAGCACTGTATTGATCGAGGCCTGCTGCATCACGATCGAGAGGTTCTGGAAGCTCAGGAACCGGCCCGACATGAGCTCGAACACGATGCCGAGGATGATGAGCACCGGCAACATGCCGATAGCCTGGAGGGTGGAACGCCAGGCAAGACGGCGCTGGAGGCTTTCCGACGCCATATCGGCGCCCTTCACCCCGGTCGATTGCATGCCTGCGCTGGTCTCATTCGGGGATGTCATTCGGCCGCTTCCCTTACGCCTGTCGCGATAGCAATGATGTTTTCCTGGGTCATGGGTGGATGGCCGGCGCCGCCGACCTCGCCCTCGAGCCGCCCCTCGCGCATCACCAGCACACGGTCGCAGATACCGACGACCTCCGGCAGTTCGCTGGAGATGACGATGACGCCGACACCGTTGCGGGCGAGGCTGTCGATCAGGCGGTAGATTTCCGATTTGGCCCCGATGTCCACGCCGCGGGTCGGTTCGTCGAGGATGAGGACTTTGGGTTTCGTCTCGAGCAGGCGCGAGAGAAGGACTTTTTGCTGGTTGCCGCCGGACAGAGAACCGACCGGCACAACGTCACCTGCTACACGGATGCCCAGAGCCCGGATCGCGGCTGCGGCCCGCTGCTTGGCGACTTTCATGTTGAGCACGCCACCCGCGCGGGAATCCCGGCTCAGCACGTTCACGTTCACGTTGTCGCGCACGGTCAGGTCTAGAAAAAGACCGAGATGCTTGCGGTCTTCCGTGAGGTAGACCACGCCGGAATGGATGGCGTCGTCGGGCTCGTCGATCGAAAGGCGGTTGCCCTGGAGGAAGACTTCGCCGCTGGTGCGCGGATCGGCTCCGTAAATGAGGCGCGCCAGCTCCGTGCGTCCCGCGCCGACGAGGCCGGCGATGCCGAGGACTTCCCCTTCATGCAGCTCGAAGGAGCAATCGTGCACGCGCACGCCGTCGCCCATGTTGCGCACCGCGAACATCACGGGGCCGCGGCTCTGATGGGCGTCGTGGTCCTTCTTGTAGAAGGACGACAGGTCACGGCCGACCATCATCTGAACGAGGCGCTCGGCCGAGATTTCGTCGCCTACCAGGGTGCCGACATAGGAGCCGTCCCGGAGCACCGAGACGCGCTCGGCCAGCTCGTAGATCTCGGCCATGCGGTGGCTGATATAGATGATGGCGAGGCCCTCCGCCCGCAGCTGCCGGATCAGAGCGAACATCGCCTCGGTTTCACGCGAGGAGAGGGACGTCGTGGGCTCGTCCATGACCAGGATGCGGGAGTTCGCGATGAGCGCGCGGGCGATCTCCACGAGCTGCCGCTCGGCCATCGACAATTCGCTGACCTTCGTGGTCGCCTTGAACTGAACGCCCAGCCGTTCGAGAACCGTCCTGCAGGCCTTCTCCATGGATCGCCGGTCGACCATGGGACCGGATTTGTGCTCCCGGCCGAGAAGCATGTTCTCGGCGACCGTCAGGTTGGGGGCGAGGGAGAGCTCCTGGTAGATGATCGAAATGCCGTGGTGCCGCGCAGTCAGCGGGCCGTCGATCACGACAGGTTGGCCGTTGATCCGGATCTCTCCTCCCGGATCGGCCTGGTAGGCGCCGGAGAGGATCTTCATCAGCGTCGACTTGCCGGCGCCGTTCTCGCCCATCAGCGCGTGGATTTCTCCTGGGTAGACCGTCAGAGAGACGTTCGTCAGCGCCCTGACGCCGGGAAACGTCTTGGAGATGTCTCTCATTTCGAGGATCGGGGTGGATCCTGTCATGGGCGTTTCCCTAAAGGCGTATTATTGGATCGGCCGTTTTCAGCCTTGAACTCTGAAGACTCTATCATGCCAAATTTCGGACCGGATCAGAAGAGATCGTGGATGCCGTAAATGTTTCAACTCAATCGGGTTTCAATCCCTCCTTTGAACCGTGGAACACACTCCACAACATTTGTTGCGCGGCGTCACCTTCCGCAGAATTCAGCTGGCCGATGCGCTGATACAGAGTTTCATTTCTGGCGCTTCCCTTAGGAGCGCACGAATTCCGGCTTCAAGGCTCGGTAAAGCGCGCGGAAAGCCTCGATTCGCGGACGGTAGAGGTCGACGAGATGCGCCTGTGGCTCGATGGTTTCGAGCACGGCGGGCGGCATGCACACCGCTTCCGGCATCTCACCGGTCGTCGCGAGGCGCGCCAGCCGCGCCGCACCGAAGGCGGGACCCTTGTCGCTGCCATGATAGCGCACCATCGGAACGTCCAGCACATTGGCGAAGATAGAGGCCCAGAACACGCTTCTCGACCCGCCGCCGATCATGCCGGCATAAGTCAGCGGCGTACCGGCCTGCGCGAGACATTCCTTCGCATCGGCGAAGCTGAAGGCGACCCCTTCGAGGATGGCCTGCACGAGGTCCGCCTGCTGCGTCTGCGGGGAGAGGCCGAAGAGCACGCCGCGTGCATAAGGATCGTTGTGCGGGGTCCGCTCGCCCGCGAGATAGGGCAGGAAGAGAATGGGCGACGGCTTCCGATAAGCGGCCTCGGTTTCGTGCAGGAGCTCACCGATGTCCCGTTTCAGGAGCTGGGCGCCCCAGGCCAGGCAGCTTGCCGCGTTCAGCATCGCGGCCATCTGGAACCAGCGATCCGGCACCGCGTGGCAGAAGGAATGCACCACGGCTTCCGGAGCCGGGCTGAAGTCGCGGGTGGTGACGAAAAGCTGGCCGGACGTGCCGAGCGAGATGAAGGCCGACCCATCCTCGATCGCGCCGAGACCCACGGCGCCGGCAGCCGCATCCCCGGCGCCGCCGGCCACGACCACGTCGCTCCGCAGACCCCATCGTCCGGCGATGTCGGCCCGCAGGATGCCGGATGCTTGCGAGCCTTCGACGAGCGTCGGCATCTGTTTCCGGCTGAGCCCTGTCGCGGCCAGCGCTGCATCGGACCAGTCGCGCTTGGCCTCGTCCAGCCACCAGGTTCCGGCCGCATCCGACATCTCCGTCACGATCTCGCCGGTGAGCTTGAGGCGGATATAGTCCTTCGGCAGCATCACCTTGCGCACGGCCCGGAAGATGTCCGGCTCATGGCGCGCGAGCCACACGAGCTTCGGCGCGGTGAAGCCCGGCATCGGGATGACTCCCATGGCATGGGACAGCTCAGGGTACTTGTCTCCCAGCTCCTGCGCTTCACGAAAGGAGCGGCCATCGTTCCAGAGAATGGCGGGGCGAAGAGGCCGGTCGCTTTCATCGAGCAGAACCGCGCCGTGCATCTGGCCCGAGAGGCCGATGCCGCGTATATCCGCCAGCGCCGATGCGGATCGCACGCGCAGCCGATCGAGCGCCGTCTGCACCGCCTCCCACCAGATGTCCGGATCCTGCTCGGACCAGAGATCGTGCGGGCGGGAGACCTGAAGAGGGACATCCGCCTCCGCGACCACGGTTTGCGCATCGTCGACGAGGACCGCCTTCACGGCTGAGGTGCCGACATCAATGCCGAGATAGTGAGGCACGCCGCATGCTCCTTGAAATGTTGATGGCCTTGGTTTGGCCTCATGTCCGGAAGAGCATATAGATCAGCCCGGCCGCTTAGGCATACAGGTGATAAAATCCAGAGCCGTGGCCGTGAAAAAATCTCATGGCCGAAATGTCGCTCGGATATTTAAATGGCTGCGACATGCACCAGATAGTCGGGCATGCCACAGAATTCCAAACCCCAGTCTGAGTTCATTCGCCCCGAAGCCGCCGGTTCGGCGGCGGCGCTGAGCGCCGCCGTACGACTGCACCTCGGGAAGCAGTTGCGTGCCCTCTATGGCGATCCCGCGCAGGACAAGCTGCCACGCGATCTCGCGCGTCTCGCCGATCGCGTGGCCCAGGTCATCCGGGCGCATACGGAGCCGGTCGACCAGGAGTTCATCAACGGTGTCATGGATGCGCTGCCGAACTTGCGCGCCTTTGCCCTGTCGCTGACCGGGAAGGTCGACCAAGCGGAAGATCTGGTGCAGGACACCGTGCTCAAGGCCCTGACCAAGCAGGACACGTTCGAGGCTGGTACGAATCTGCAGGCCTGGCTCTTCACGATTCTCCGAAACGGTTTCTACTCCACTCACCGCAAGACCAGCCGCGAAGTGGAGGACGGTGACGGTACCCATGCCGCGAGCATGATCGCGATCCCGGACCAAGAGGACAAGCTCGCGCTTCAGGATCTCTCCACGGCGCTCGAGAAGTTGCCGCAGGAGCAGCGCGAAGCCATCATCCTCATCGGCGCCGAAGGCATGTCCTACGAAGATGCGGCAGAAGCCTTGGGCGTGAAGGTCGGTACGATCAAGAGCCGCGTCAATCGCGCCCGCAACCGCCTAGCAGAGCTGATGGGCACGCCCCGGGTCGAACACGATCATTCGGCAACGGCCTGACGATCGCTTCGCCGTTTAAATGAGCATCGTGCGGAAAAGTGCATTCCACTTCTCCGCACGATGCTCTATGCCTTCGCCTCACCAACTTGTGAGCAGGCGCGTAGCCTACCTTTGTAGGGCCCTGCGGCTCCCCGGCAGCGGCTCGCGGCGCTCGGCGGCTTGAAACCCGTTCGAGGCCCGGCAAGGACAACAGACTGCCCGAAGGATTTTGAGGCATGTCGCTTGTCGAGCTGATCGGATTCCTGGCCCTCACCGGAATTGCCGCTTACATCCAGACCCTGACCGGCTTTGCTTTCGGCCTGATCACCATGGGGGGCGTCGGGCTCACCGGCCTTCTGTCTCTTCCCGACGCGGCGATGCTCGTGAGCGTGCTCACCTTCGTAAATGCCGTTCAGATGCTCCACAAGGGCTGGCGCGACGTGGCGTGGCGGGAGTTTCGCGTCGTGATGCTGACCAGCATCCCCATGCTCTTCGTCGGATACTGGCTGCTGGAATGGCTGGCCGGAACGCGGGCCGACGTGCTGCGCCTCATCCTCGGCTTCGTGATCATCGTCTCGAGCCTGCAGCTTGCCCGAAAGCCCGATCCTCTTCCCACGCGATCGGGCGACGTCTCGTTCATGGCCTTCGGCAGCATCGCGGGCCTGATGGGCGGGATGTTCTCGACCGCAGGTCCGCCGCTTGTCTACCACTTCTACCGGCAGCCGATGCCCCAGGTGACGATACGGGAAACGCTGGTGACGATTTTCGCGCTCAACGCCGTGTTCCGAAACGGTCTCGTCTTCTTTTCCGGCAATCTCCCGTCGGCGTCGACCCTGACGGGGCTCTTCGCTGTCCCGGTCGTCATGGCGGCCACGCACGCCGCCCGCCGCTGGCCTCCGCCGCTCTCCCCCGCGGCGATGCGTTGGATCGTGCTCGGCCTGCTCTTTCTGTCGGGCGTGTCGCTCGGAATGCCGGCCGTCTTGCATCTGCTGACGACCCGCTGACAGATTCGCGCTGCACAAAATATCAGCGGCCCCGAATGACCGTTCCTCGAACTTTTTCACAAGCTTCAGGTTGGCTTGTAGCTGGTGGGTGCTCGAAGCCGCTCTTCTGCCAAGGAGGGGAGCATGGAACATAGGCCTCTGTCCGAACTCAGTAGCGTCGCCGACCTGAAAATCCCTGAGGACGTCAAGGTGCCCGTGCTGACGAAGCGCGAACGCCTGGACCGCTGGGTCGAGCTCCTGGAACGGGAGCCGGACCGCATCGTCAGGACCCTGGACGAAATCGAGTGGAAGCCGAAGGCCCAGCGCCTGGCCCTGCGGGCCGACGGCTCCGCCCTGACGGTCGCCTATTCCGACCCGGTCCTCCGCCATGCGGGCTTGCGCAGCGATAAGTTCGGAGATGCGGTGGATTTCTTCCAGATCTCCGAGCACGATGCCCATATCGTCCTGTGCTCCTGCCATGGCGGCGAGGCCATGCGGGCGGACGAGGCGGCCCGCCGGGTGCGCGGCATCCGGTCTCCCAGCCTATGGGCGCTTTATTTCGGCTGGTTTCGGTAACTCGACCGGCGGATCTGCCGATCAGGCAGTCCTGGCGGGCCTATCCGCACGAGGTGCAAACCCGCCAGGGCGGTCGATGCGAGCGAAGTTTCATGAGTAATAAGAGACCCGCATTCATATTCCAGTCCCAACAAGGGCCTAACCCGCTACAACATATCAATAAAAAGATTGTTTATCGATCGATACGCCGGAATGTAAACACAGTTACTACTTGCTGATTATCCACACGAGGGGCGTGGGGCGGTACCTGCTACTCAATCCTGGGGGGATCGAGATGGCAGTCACGGCTCTCGTCGACAGAACTTACGATCAGAACATTGACGGCGTCCTGTCCGGCGAGCGTTGGAACAGCCTCAATCTGACCTACAGCTTCCCGCCGTCGTCCGCCAACTATGGCGACCCCTACGGTAACGGCGAGACCGAGAACAACTTCCAGCCGCTGTCTCCTCTTCAAAGCGCGACCGTCCGCAAGGTTTTCGCCATGATCTCGGACGTGACCGACCTGAGCTTCGTCGAAATTCAGGAGACCTCGACCCGGCGCGCCGATCTGCGCCTGGCAAGATCCGATGAACCCGATACGGCATGGACCTACCCGGTCACGAAGGCACAGGAAGCCGGCGATACGTGGTTTCGGACGAGCGGCGGATGGTTCGATCAGCCGATTCCCGGAAATTATGCGTACTACGTCTTCATTCACGAGATCCTTCATCAAGTCGGCCTGAAGCACGGCAACGACGCAACGGGGTTCGGCGCCATGACGCCCGAGCGCGACTCCATGGAGTATTCGCTGACGACCTACAGGTCCTATGTCGGGGCGTCCGGACGTTATGTGGAGAACGAAGGGTGGAGCTTCGGGCAGACCCCGATGATGTACGACATCGCCGCGCTGCAAAGGATGTACGGCGCAGACTTTACCACCCGCAGCGAAGATACGGTCTATCGCTGGAGCCCGGCCACGGGCGAGGCGTTCATCAACGGAATCGGACAAGGGGCTCCGGGAGCCAATCGGGTCCTGATGACTCTGTGGGATGGGGGAGGAAACGATACCTTCGACTTTTCGAACTACAGGACGGGTCTGAGCGTGGACCTGCGGCCCGGCGAGTGGACGACGACCTCAACAGCGCAGCTTGCCGATCTCGGCGCCGGCAGGTCGGCGCGGGGCACGATCGCCAACGCTCTTCTCCATGACGGAGATCCCAGGTCGCTCATCGAGAACGCTCTGGGAGGGACCGGCAACGACGTGCTCGTCGGCAATGTGGGCTCGAACGTGCTGAAGGGAGGGGCGGGGAAAGATTGCCTCAACGGCCTCGACGGAGCCGACACGCTTCATGGCGGAGCCGGCAGGGACGTGCTTCTCGGCGGTGAGGGAATGGATGTCTTTGTCTTCGACACGAGCCTCCGGAAAGGCGTCGACCTCGACCATATCCTGGATTTCTCGGTGGCGGACGACACCGTTTATCTGGAGAACGCCGTGTTCTCGCACCTCGGCCGTGCGGGCAAGCTTGCCTCCGCGGCGTTCTGGACCGGCTCCAAGGCCCATGACCGGTCCGACCGGGTCATCTACGACAAGAAGTCGGGTTTGCTCTATTACGACCCTGATGGAACCGGAGACAGCGGCCAGATCAAATTCGCCCAGCTGACCAAAGGGTTGAAAATGACGGCCGGCGACTTCCGGATCATCTGAGCGTCCGCTCAGGCATGCTCCCGTGGCGCTCTCCGAGGCCTGCGGAGGGCCGCTACCTTCCGTCAATTTGACTTCCTGCCGGGTTTAGAGGACATCACGCGGTTTGATGAACCTGTGCCGATGGGAAACCCACCCTTGCCGGCATGAAGGATTGCCTGCCTCCGGAGCGATTGATGGACGGTTCTGTCCCCCAGCAGCGGATATCTCTGCGCTACCTCTCCGTTGCCCAGCTGACGAGTGCCGTCGAGCGGAGCCATGCCCGGCTCTGCGCCGTCCTCGTGCTGCTGTCGCTCGCCTGTTTCCTCCCGGGCTTTACGACCCTGCAGCCGATGGACCGGGATGAGCCGCGTTATGCCCAGGCTTCCAAGCAGATGCTGGAAACCGGCGATTTCGTCGATATCCGCTTCCAGGATGAGGCGCGAAACAAGAAGCCGGTCGGCATCTACTGGATGCAGAGCGTGACCGTTTCCCTCGGTCAGGCGCTCGGCGTGCCTGAGGCGCGGACCACCGTCGCCCTTTATCGGATTCCCTCCTTGTTCGGCGCGGTGGCGACGGTTCTGCTGACCTATTGGGCTGCCCTGGCCTTCTTCGGGAGGCGAGGGGCTTTCCTGACCGCCGCCCTCATGGCCACCTGCGTCATCCTGATGGTCGAGGCGCGCCTCGCCAAGACGGACGCCATGCTGACGGCCTGTTCCGTTGCCGTCATGGGTGGTCTAGCGCGGGCCTACCTGAGTCGCGGGGCAGGGACCCTGCCGCGACGGGCGCTATGGCTGTTCTGGACCGGCTTTGCCTTGGGGATCCTGATCAAGGGTCCGCTGATCGTCATGTTCGCGGGCCTGGCCGCCGCCGTGCTGTCCTACAAGGAGCGGTCCGGACGCTGGCTCATGACGTTGAAACCGTGGCAGGGGCTGGCATTCACCCTCGCCGTCGTGCTCCCCTGGTTCATCGCTATCGCCATCAACACCAACGGCGCCTTCTACGCGGAAGCCATCGGTCACGACATGCTCGGCAAGGTCGGCACGGCTCAGAAGGTCCATTGGGCCCCGCCGGGATTCTACCTGATCTCGTTCTTCGCGACGTTCTGGCCCGGAGCCATTCTGGCGGCCATCGCCGTGCCCTTCGCCTGGATCCACCGCCGCGAAGAGCCGGTGGCCTTCGCTCTTGCCTGGATCGTCCCGTCCTGGATCGTGTTCGAGGCGGTTCCGACCAAGCTTCCGCACTACACGCTGCCGCTTCTGCCGGCCGTTGCGATCATCACGGTCATGGCGATCGCCCGCCATTTCGTCGGCCCGCAGCGGCCAGCCGCCAAGTTAGCGACGGTTCTCATCCCGTTCATTCCGGTGGGGCTGACGATCGGATTGTCCACGATCGGTTGGACGTTCGACGGGATGATCCCTTTCCGGGCGCTCCCGTTCCTGGTGGTTTCCTCGCTTCTCGCGCTGTGGGCCTGGTGGCTCTTCGTGAAGAACCGGATGGTCGCGACCCTCTGGGCGAGCTTCGTGTCGGCGGTCTTCCTGGCAATCGGCGTGTTCGGTTTCGCCCAGCTCGATCTGCGCTCCCTCAAAGTGTCGGGCCGGCTTGCCGAGGCGGCCCACAACGTGCCGTGCGCCGATCCAGTCGTCGGAACCCTCGGTTACCGTGAGCCCAGCCTCGTCTTCCTGACGGGCACGAACCTTGAGATGATCGATTCGGGAGCCCAGGCCTCCGCCTTCCTGAATCAGGGTGGGTGCCGTGTCGTGTTCGTGGAAAAACGATACGAAGGGGAGTTCCGGACCGAGAACGAGCGCCTGAAACAGGAGCCCACGCTCTCGACCCGGATTCAGGGTTTCAATATCAACAGCGGGCGGCGGGTCGATATCGCCGTCTATGGGATGGGTTTCTGAAACTCCGTCCCGTTCTCGAAGAGGCGGCCAGGAATGGCCCGTAACGAATGACTGATCTTTCCCCGGCCCCCCGCCTCAGCGTGGTCGTGCCTGTCAAGAACGAGGCGCTCAACATCCTTCCCCTGGTGGAGGAGATTGAGCGCGCTTGCGCAGAGCTCGCACCCTTCGAGGTGGTCTATGTGGACGACGGCTCCACCGACGCCACCGTGGAGCAGGTCCTGAGCGCGCGGGCGACCCGGCCATGGCTCCGCCTCGTTCGGCATGAGGCGAGCTGCGGTCAGAGCGCAGCCGTCCGCACCGGCGTTCACGCCGCGCGCGGTCCCATCGTCGTCACGCTCGACGGGGACGGGCAGAACGATCCGGCCTTCATTCCCCAGCTCGTTGCGGCGCTCGGCGACCCGCAGGTCGCCCTCGTGGCCGGGCAGCGGGTCGGGCGCAAGGATGGCACCTACAAGAAGTGGCAGTCCCGGATCGCCAACGGGGTCCGCGGAAGGATCCTGAAGGACGGGACGCGGGATACGGGCTGCGGACTCAAGGCCTTCCGGCGGGACGTCTATCTGCGGCTGCCTTATTTCGACGCCCTGCACCGCTTCATGCCCGCCCTGGTCAAGCGTGAGGGCTTCCAGATTGCCCATGTGGACGTGATCGACCGGCCCCGGCACGCTGGAACGTCCAATTACGGCATGTTCGACCGTCTGTGGGTCGGCATCCTTGATTTAGCCGGAGTCTGGTGGTTGATCCGCCGCCGCCGCCGCGTTCCCGCAGCTCAGGAAATCGTCTGATGTTGATGCGTCTTTCCCACGATTTGGGACTCTTCTTCTACGATGTGGTCGTTGCCAGGTTCGATCTGTGGGCCGCCTTCGGCGTTCTGGCCCAGTTCGTGTTCGGGGCGCGCTTCTTCGTGCAATGGATCGCGAGCGAAAAGGCGGAGAGGAGCGTCATCCCGGTAGGGTTCTGGATTCTGTCGATCATCGGAGGCCTGATGACGCTGGTCTATGGCCTTGCCCGGCGCGACATCGTCATCATCCTGCCCCAGCTCTTCTCGATCTTCATCTACATCCGCAACATGATGCTGATCTCGAAGGAAAAGGAAAAGAAGAAAGCCGGAAATCAGACCGCCTCCGCCTCGGAGGTCGAGGCCCCGGCGCAGTAGCCGCCGAGGCCCATAGATCCTACGCTGCTTCGGCGTTCGTCTGCCGGAGCCGCGCGAAGCCGGCATCGAGATCCTGCTTCAGGTCTTCCAGGTCCTCCAGCCCGACATGGAAGCGGAGCGCATGACCGCCCGGTTCCCATTTGGTCGCCGTGCGATAGGTCGCGCAGTTGAAGGGAATCACGAGGCTTTCGAACCCACCCCAGGAATAACCCATGCCGAAGAGGGAAAGCCCGTCGAGCATGGCGGCCAGCGCCCGGTCGGAGCAGGGCCTGAGGATGACCGAGAACAGGCCGGATGAGCCCTTGAAGTCACGCTTCCAGATCTCGTGGCCAGGATAGGTCTCCAGGGCCGGGTGCAGGACCCGGGCCACCTCGGGCCGTGCTTCGAGCCACCGCGCCAGCTCCAAAGCCTGCTTTTCGTGCTCCCTGAGGCGCAGGGCCATGGTGCGAAGGCCTCTCAGGCCCAGGAACACGTCTTCCGGCCCGGGGCACATGGCAAAGGAGTCATAGGTTTCCCGCAGGCGCTTGAAGCAGCGCTCGTTGGCCGAGACGAGACCGAGCAGCAGGTCCGATCCTCCGCTCAGGTATTTCGTGCCGGCCTCGATGGCGATGTCCACGCTGCGCTCGTGGGGCGGGAAGAGCAGGGGCGTCGCCCAGGTATTGTCCATGAGGACCACCGCCCCATGCCGGTGCGCGACCTCGGCGATGGCGGGGATGTCCTGCATCTCGAGAGATTGCGAGCCCGGAGCCTCCGTGAACACGGCCGTGGTGTTCGGGCGGACCAAAGCCTCGATCCCGGCGCCGATCCCCGGGTCGTAATAGGTGGTTTCCACACCAAAATTTTTGAGCACCCCGTTACAGAACTGCCGGGTGGGCAGATAGACGGAATCCGTCATCAGGAGATGATCGCCCGCCTTTAAGCATGACATAAGGGCAACCGTGACGGCGGCGAGGCCCGAAGGGGCGAGCACGGTACCGGCCGCACCGGTCAGCTCCGTCCAGGCCGTCTCCAAGGAGTTGGTGGTCGGAGTCCCTTTCGTTCCATAGGAATAGCGCCCGCGCCGATGCAGCAGGTCGTCCGTGGTCGGATAGAGAACGGTCGAGCCGCGATAGATGGGCGTGTTCACGAAACCGTGCTGCTCGAACGGCTCTCGTCCGGCATGGACGAGGCGGGTGCGTTCGGAGATGTTTTGGGGCTTTGGGGGGAGCTTTGACATTGCTTCAAGGGCTTGCTGAGGAGACCTGGATCAGAGACCGGGCAGCCTCTGCCGTCAAGTCAGGCAAGAAATGCCTTTCATCAAGACTTGACCAGTGATTAATCATAGAATGTGATGGATCCCGATGCCGTCTCAACCGAGGCGGCGCGGAACGGTCTATACCGGGGCGCGGCTGGGGGGTCATAACCAAAAACGGCCGAGCCATGTCGAACTAGTGGGAGAAGATACCAACATGAAAAAGGCTCTCGTATCGATTGCCTTCGGCCTGACCGCCAGCCTGCTCGCAACGGGCGCTTCGGCACAGGCAACACTCAACAGCGTGAAGCAGAAGGGCTTCCTGACCTGCGGCTCGAACACGGGCCTCGCCGGTTTCGGCCAGCCGGACGCTCAGGGCAACTGGACCGGCCTCGACGTCGATCTCTGCCGCGCCATCGCCGCAGCCATCTTCGACGATCCGACCAAGGTTCGCTTCATCCCGCTCGCCGCCAAGGACCGCTTCACGGCGCTCCAGTCGGGCGAAGTGGACGTGCTGTCCCGCAA is a window of Microvirga lotononidis DNA encoding:
- a CDS encoding ABC transporter permease subunit, giving the protein MASESLQRRLAWRSTLQAIGMLPVLIILGIVFELMSGRFLSFQNLSIVMQQASINTVLAAGMTFVILTGGIDLSVGSILAAAAMVAILASKIPDWGMLGIPAALLMGLGLGLVNGALIAYAKLPPFIVTLGSLTAVRGFARLLGEDTTQFNPELPFAFIGNGTLFGLPWLVWIAFAVVIISWFILRRTVLGVHIYAVGGNPDAARLTGIKVWAVLLFVYAFSGLAAGLGGVMSAARLFAANGLQLGQSYELDAIAAVILGGTSFVGGIGSIWGTLIGALIIAILSNGLILVGVSDIWQFIIKGLVIIGAVALDRYRLKGSART
- a CDS encoding sugar ABC transporter ATP-binding protein; translation: MTGSTPILEMRDISKTFPGVRALTNVSLTVYPGEIHALMGENGAGKSTLMKILSGAYQADPGGEIRINGQPVVIDGPLTARHHGISIIYQELSLAPNLTVAENMLLGREHKSGPMVDRRSMEKACRTVLERLGVQFKATTKVSELSMAERQLVEIARALIANSRILVMDEPTTSLSSRETEAMFALIRQLRAEGLAIIYISHRMAEIYELAERVSVLRDGSYVGTLVGDEISAERLVQMMVGRDLSSFYKKDHDAHQSRGPVMFAVRNMGDGVRVHDCSFELHEGEVLGIAGLVGAGRTELARLIYGADPRTSGEVFLQGNRLSIDEPDDAIHSGVVYLTEDRKHLGLFLDLTVRDNVNVNVLSRDSRAGGVLNMKVAKQRAAAAIRALGIRVAGDVVPVGSLSGGNQQKVLLSRLLETKPKVLILDEPTRGVDIGAKSEIYRLIDSLARNGVGVIVISSELPEVVGICDRVLVMREGRLEGEVGGAGHPPMTQENIIAIATGVREAAE
- the xylB gene encoding xylulokinase; this translates as MPHYLGIDVGTSAVKAVLVDDAQTVVAEADVPLQVSRPHDLWSEQDPDIWWEAVQTALDRLRVRSASALADIRGIGLSGQMHGAVLLDESDRPLRPAILWNDGRSFREAQELGDKYPELSHAMGVIPMPGFTAPKLVWLARHEPDIFRAVRKVMLPKDYIRLKLTGEIVTEMSDAAGTWWLDEAKRDWSDAALAATGLSRKQMPTLVEGSQASGILRADIAGRWGLRSDVVVAGGAGDAAAGAVGLGAIEDGSAFISLGTSGQLFVTTRDFSPAPEAVVHSFCHAVPDRWFQMAAMLNAASCLAWGAQLLKRDIGELLHETEAAYRKPSPILFLPYLAGERTPHNDPYARGVLFGLSPQTQQADLVQAILEGVAFSFADAKECLAQAGTPLTYAGMIGGGSRSVFWASIFANVLDVPMVRYHGSDKGPAFGAARLARLATTGEMPEAVCMPPAVLETIEPQAHLVDLYRPRIEAFRALYRALKPEFVRS
- a CDS encoding sigma-70 family RNA polymerase sigma factor — its product is MPQNSKPQSEFIRPEAAGSAAALSAAVRLHLGKQLRALYGDPAQDKLPRDLARLADRVAQVIRAHTEPVDQEFINGVMDALPNLRAFALSLTGKVDQAEDLVQDTVLKALTKQDTFEAGTNLQAWLFTILRNGFYSTHRKTSREVEDGDGTHAASMIAIPDQEDKLALQDLSTALEKLPQEQREAIILIGAEGMSYEDAAEALGVKVGTIKSRVNRARNRLAELMGTPRVEHDHSATA
- a CDS encoding sulfite exporter TauE/SafE family protein gives rise to the protein MSLVELIGFLALTGIAAYIQTLTGFAFGLITMGGVGLTGLLSLPDAAMLVSVLTFVNAVQMLHKGWRDVAWREFRVVMLTSIPMLFVGYWLLEWLAGTRADVLRLILGFVIIVSSLQLARKPDPLPTRSGDVSFMAFGSIAGLMGGMFSTAGPPLVYHFYRQPMPQVTIRETLVTIFALNAVFRNGLVFFSGNLPSASTLTGLFAVPVVMAATHAARRWPPPLSPAAMRWIVLGLLFLSGVSLGMPAVLHLLTTR